The genomic region GAAGCCGGCCAGACCGCGGACGAGCACAACGCCGCGCAGGGCGAGGCGACGGGTGCGGGGATAGACCGCGAATTGACCGTGGAAGAGCGCCAGCAGGTAGACGACCTGAAGAAACGCGATGAGGAAGTACGCCGTCATGAGGAGGCCCACTTCCGGGCCGGCGGTCGCTACGCCAGCAGCCCACACTACGAATATCAGACAGGCCCGGACGGTAAGCGCTACGCCGTCGGTGGTAGTGTGGACATCGACACCAGCGCGGTGCCGGACAATCCCCGCGCCACGCTTGAAAAAGCGCGGATCATCAAACGTGCCGCCCTCGCGCCCGAGGAGCCTTCCAATCAGGATCGCAAGGTAGCCCGCGAGGCGGACCAGATGGCCACCGAAGCCATGCGAGCCGTGGCCGCGGCGCCATCGGCAGCACCAGCCGCAGCGCCGGATGCCGCTCCGCACCGCGCCGATAGAGCTACGACTTCCGAGGCAGCCCCGGCCGAAACCACGGAGCCGGCGTCTCGACTGGATATCGAAGTCGGCGCCACGCAGCAGTCGCTCATCCGGTACAAAACCTCGCGCCTCCAGTACTTTCACGTCCCCGTGTCCTCGCGCCTGAACGAGGACACGCAGCGGATTCCTCTCCTGCGGTTGTTCGACCGATATGCGTAATGCGCTGCCGCATTACGGAATTTTTTTCGCCCCGTGTGA from Rhodothermales bacterium harbors:
- a CDS encoding putative metalloprotease CJM1_0395 family protein gives rise to the protein MIGSDYATITDARYLAPALQAAAGGQPAPRPEAVDASNEERIHAGASDEVVLFRKPRERPEIPIEAGQTADEHNAAQGEATGAGIDRELTVEERQQVDDLKKRDEEVRRHEEAHFRAGGRYASSPHYEYQTGPDGKRYAVGGSVDIDTSAVPDNPRATLEKARIIKRAALAPEEPSNQDRKVAREADQMATEAMRAVAAAPSAAPAAAPDAAPHRADRATTSEAAPAETTEPASRLDIEVGATQQSLIRYKTSRLQYFHVPVSSRLNEDTQRIPLLRLFDRYA